A genomic window from Blastococcus saxobsidens DD2 includes:
- a CDS encoding vWA domain-containing protein, with translation MAELVGASGIGGFAPENGARDVGKASYAGGPGRDVVDTVLGFARTLRHAGVGASPDRVEAMLAALGHLDVLDPAAVYWAGRLTLCAGPDDLDRYDVAFLAWFSGQRARTPRPAAQPEVRLAASAPLDAGTGEGDDDSDAPDLAAQASADEVLRHRDVAGLTDAERAHLRRLFALLVPASPMRRARRRRPAIHGAVHPGRTVRRALRDGGEVSRLMHRRARPRPRRVVLLIDVSGSMTPYADALLRFAHAAVRARPASTEVFTIGTRLTRVTRELRLRDPDRALAAGGQAIPDWSGGTRLGEVLKAFLDRWGQRGTARGAVVVVCSDGWERGGTDLLAAQMARLRRLAHAVVWVNPHKGRTGYEPLTGGMQAALPAIDHFVAGHSMAAFEELSGVISRA, from the coding sequence GTGGCTGAACTCGTCGGCGCCTCGGGCATAGGAGGCTTTGCTCCCGAGAACGGGGCCCGGGACGTAGGTAAAGCCTCCTATGCCGGGGGGCCGGGGCGCGACGTCGTCGACACCGTGCTGGGCTTCGCGCGCACGCTCCGGCACGCCGGGGTCGGCGCCTCCCCGGACCGGGTGGAGGCGATGCTCGCTGCGCTCGGGCACCTGGACGTGCTGGACCCGGCGGCGGTCTACTGGGCCGGCCGGCTGACCCTCTGCGCCGGGCCCGACGACCTGGACCGCTACGACGTCGCCTTCCTCGCGTGGTTCTCCGGGCAGCGCGCCCGGACCCCGCGCCCCGCCGCCCAGCCGGAGGTCCGGCTGGCCGCGAGCGCGCCGCTGGACGCCGGGACCGGCGAGGGCGACGACGACAGCGACGCCCCCGACCTGGCGGCGCAGGCCAGCGCCGACGAGGTGCTGCGCCACCGGGACGTCGCCGGGCTGACCGACGCCGAGCGGGCGCACCTGCGCCGGCTGTTCGCGCTGCTCGTGCCGGCGTCGCCGATGCGCCGGGCCCGGCGCCGGCGGCCGGCCATCCACGGCGCCGTCCATCCCGGCCGCACGGTGCGGCGGGCGCTGCGGGACGGCGGCGAGGTGAGCCGGCTGATGCACCGCCGGGCGCGCCCGCGCCCCCGCCGGGTGGTGCTGCTGATCGACGTATCCGGCTCGATGACCCCGTACGCCGACGCGCTGCTGCGGTTCGCGCACGCCGCGGTGCGGGCCCGGCCGGCGTCGACCGAGGTGTTCACCATCGGCACCCGGCTGACCCGCGTCACGCGCGAGCTGCGGCTGCGCGATCCCGACCGGGCGCTGGCCGCCGGCGGCCAGGCGATCCCCGACTGGTCCGGCGGCACCCGGCTCGGCGAGGTGCTCAAGGCGTTCCTCGACCGGTGGGGGCAGCGCGGGACGGCGCGGGGCGCGGTGGTCGTCGTCTGCAGCGACGGCTGGGAGCGCGGCGGCACCGACCTGCTGGCCGCGCAGATGGCGCGGCTGCGCCGGCTGGCGCACGCCGTCGTCTGGGTGAACCCGCACAAGGGCCGGACCGGCTACGAGCCGCTCACCGGCGGGATGCAGGCGGCACTGCCGGCGATCGACCACTTCGTCGCCGGGCACAGCATGGCCGCTTTCGAGGAGCTGTCTGGAGTGATCTCGCGTGCGTGA
- a CDS encoding AAA family ATPase, with amino-acid sequence MSEHTVPGSPDELAAALDATGYLPDQGLATAAYLALVMHRPLFLEGEAGVGKTALAQALAQITGRPIYRLQCYEGLEASQALYDWDFGRQLLHLRAAEAAHAADDPARLEASLYDRRFLLARPLLQALEDSPSVLLIDEVDRADDEFEAFLLEVLSDFTISIPELGTVRAQTPPLVVLTSNRTREVHDALKRRCLYHWLAHPDFDREVAILRRRLPEVTEQLAHQVARATATLRTLDLLKPPGVAESMDWATALHTLGARELDPDLAARTLGAVLKYREDTERVQFLRPEALFGG; translated from the coding sequence GTGAGCGAGCACACGGTCCCCGGCAGCCCTGACGAGCTGGCCGCAGCGCTCGACGCGACCGGGTACCTGCCCGACCAGGGTCTGGCCACCGCCGCCTACCTGGCCCTGGTCATGCACCGCCCGCTGTTCCTGGAGGGCGAGGCCGGCGTCGGCAAGACGGCGCTGGCCCAGGCGCTGGCGCAGATCACCGGCCGGCCGATCTACCGGCTGCAGTGCTACGAGGGGCTGGAGGCCAGCCAGGCGCTCTACGACTGGGACTTCGGCCGCCAGCTGCTGCACCTGCGCGCCGCGGAGGCCGCCCACGCGGCCGACGACCCCGCGCGGCTGGAGGCCTCCCTCTACGACCGCCGGTTCCTGCTGGCCCGGCCGCTGCTGCAGGCGCTGGAGGACTCCCCGAGCGTGCTGCTGATCGACGAGGTCGACCGCGCCGACGACGAGTTCGAGGCCTTCCTGCTGGAGGTGCTGAGCGACTTCACCATCTCCATCCCCGAGCTCGGCACCGTGCGGGCGCAGACACCGCCGCTGGTGGTGCTGACGTCCAACCGCACCCGCGAGGTGCACGACGCGCTCAAGCGCCGCTGCCTCTACCACTGGCTGGCCCACCCCGACTTCGACCGCGAGGTGGCGATCCTGCGCCGCCGGCTGCCGGAGGTCACCGAGCAGCTCGCGCACCAGGTGGCCCGGGCGACGGCGACGCTGCGCACCCTGGACCTGCTCAAGCCGCCCGGGGTCGCCGAGTCCATGGACTGGGCGACGGCGCTGCACACCCTGGGCGCCCGCGAGCTCGACCCGGACCTCGCGGCGCGCACGCTCGGCGCGGTGCTGAAGTACCGGGAGGACACCGAGCGGGTGCAGTTCCTGCGTCCGGAGGCCCTCTTCGGTGGCTGA
- a CDS encoding XdhC family protein, whose amino-acid sequence MRDVLDDLVGWWQAGETVGMGTVVGTWRSAPRPAGASMLVGPDGTAVGSVSGGCVEGAVYEEAKDVVETGEPTLRRYGVSDDDAFAVGLTCGGILDVFVESVSRESFPELGEVAESVGRHEPVAVVTVVAGPDDRLGRRLVVWPDRAAGTLGSQRLDDAVADDARGMLAAGRTALLHVGHDGERRGDDLTLFVNSFAPAARMVVFGAIDFAAAVARVGAFLGYRVTVCDARPVFATPKRFPEAHEVVVEWPHRYLQGELDGGRIDERTVLCVLTHDPKFDVPLLEVALRAPVAYVGAMGSRRTHDERLDRLREAGLTADELGRLSSPIGLDLGARTPEETAVSIAAEIIQGRWGGSGRRLAAIDGPIHRTADR is encoded by the coding sequence GTGCGTGACGTACTGGACGACCTGGTGGGCTGGTGGCAGGCGGGGGAGACCGTCGGCATGGGCACGGTGGTGGGCACCTGGCGCTCCGCGCCCCGCCCCGCCGGTGCCTCGATGCTGGTCGGGCCGGACGGCACCGCGGTGGGCAGCGTCTCGGGCGGCTGCGTGGAGGGCGCGGTCTACGAGGAGGCCAAGGACGTCGTCGAGACGGGCGAGCCCACGCTGCGGCGCTACGGCGTCAGCGACGACGACGCCTTCGCCGTCGGGCTGACCTGCGGCGGGATCCTCGACGTGTTCGTGGAGTCGGTCTCCCGGGAGTCGTTCCCGGAGCTCGGTGAGGTCGCCGAGTCGGTGGGCCGGCACGAGCCGGTCGCCGTCGTCACCGTGGTGGCCGGGCCCGACGACCGGCTGGGCCGCCGGCTGGTGGTGTGGCCCGACCGCGCCGCGGGGACGCTCGGCTCGCAGCGCCTGGACGACGCCGTCGCCGACGACGCCCGCGGCATGCTCGCCGCCGGGCGCACAGCCCTGCTGCACGTGGGCCACGACGGGGAGCGGCGCGGCGACGACCTGACGCTCTTCGTGAACTCGTTCGCGCCGGCGGCCCGCATGGTGGTGTTCGGCGCGATCGACTTCGCCGCCGCAGTTGCCCGGGTGGGGGCGTTCCTCGGCTACCGGGTGACCGTCTGCGACGCCCGCCCGGTGTTCGCCACCCCGAAGCGGTTCCCGGAGGCGCACGAGGTGGTGGTCGAGTGGCCGCACCGCTACCTGCAGGGTGAGCTCGACGGCGGGCGGATCGACGAGCGCACCGTGCTGTGCGTGCTCACCCACGACCCGAAGTTCGACGTCCCGCTGCTGGAGGTCGCGCTGCGCGCGCCGGTCGCCTACGTGGGGGCGATGGGCTCCCGCCGGACGCACGACGAACGCCTGGACCGGCTGCGCGAGGCGGGGCTCACGGCCGACGAGCTCGGCCGGCTGTCCTCGCCGATCGGGCTGGACCTGGGCGCACGCACACCGGAGGAGACCGCGGTCTCGATCGCCGCGGAGATCATCCAGGGCCGGTGGGGCGGTAGCGGCCGGCGGCTGGCCGCCATCGACGGGCCCATCCACCGGACGGCCGACCGCTGA
- a CDS encoding M18 family aminopeptidase, which yields MPTPDAASPDELALGDDLRAFVDASPSPAHAVAELVRRLRASGFTELAEGDAWAPSPGGQHFVVRHGSLVAFRMGSAPLAEAGMRLVGAHTDSPTFKVRPRSDVRQAGYRLVGVEPYGGGLWHTWLDRELTVAGRLVLRGGATALVRLPGAPLRLPSLAIHLDRSVREGLTLDPQRHLVPVWSRDLADEPGLMVALADTAGVAADDVVGHDLVLADTQPAARAGADGSWVAAPRLDDLACCHSGLLALLSAPAGERTQVLVCNDHEEVGSGSMAGARGSFLEDVVRRLAAVTDPADPQAAHRALARSVLVSADMAHAVHPTRADRHEPAHQPQLGGGPVLKVNANQAYATDAATGGWFTERCADASVPVQGFVTRADLPCGSTIGPLTATRLGIATVDIGAPMLAMHSCRELASALDVPLMVGALAACLGD from the coding sequence ATGCCGACGCCGGATGCCGCCTCTCCCGACGAGCTCGCCCTCGGCGACGACCTGCGCGCGTTCGTCGACGCCTCCCCGTCCCCCGCGCACGCGGTCGCCGAGCTGGTGCGCCGGCTCCGTGCCTCCGGCTTCACCGAGCTGGCCGAGGGCGACGCCTGGGCGCCGTCCCCCGGTGGTCAGCACTTCGTGGTCCGGCACGGCAGCCTGGTCGCCTTCCGGATGGGCAGCGCCCCGCTGGCCGAGGCCGGGATGCGGCTGGTGGGCGCGCACACCGACTCCCCCACGTTCAAGGTGCGGCCCCGCTCCGACGTCCGGCAGGCCGGGTACCGGCTGGTCGGCGTGGAGCCCTACGGCGGCGGCCTGTGGCACACCTGGCTGGACCGGGAGCTGACCGTGGCCGGGCGGCTGGTGCTGCGTGGTGGCGCCACCGCCCTCGTGCGGCTGCCCGGCGCGCCGCTGCGGCTGCCCTCGCTGGCCATCCACCTCGACCGCTCGGTCCGCGAAGGGCTGACGCTCGACCCGCAGCGGCACCTGGTGCCGGTCTGGTCGCGCGACCTGGCCGACGAGCCGGGGCTGATGGTTGCGCTGGCCGACACCGCCGGCGTCGCCGCCGACGACGTCGTCGGTCACGACCTGGTGCTGGCCGACACCCAGCCGGCCGCGCGGGCCGGCGCCGACGGCAGCTGGGTGGCCGCACCCCGGCTGGACGACCTGGCCTGCTGCCACTCCGGGCTGCTGGCCCTGCTGTCCGCGCCCGCCGGCGAGCGGACCCAGGTGCTGGTCTGCAACGACCACGAGGAGGTGGGCAGCGGCTCGATGGCCGGTGCGCGCGGCAGTTTCCTCGAGGACGTCGTCCGGCGGCTGGCCGCGGTGACCGACCCGGCCGACCCGCAGGCGGCGCACCGCGCCCTCGCCCGCTCCGTGCTCGTCTCGGCCGACATGGCCCACGCCGTGCACCCCACCCGCGCCGACCGGCACGAGCCGGCCCACCAGCCGCAGCTCGGGGGCGGGCCCGTGCTCAAGGTGAACGCGAACCAGGCCTATGCGACGGATGCCGCCACCGGCGGCTGGTTCACCGAGCGGTGCGCGGACGCGTCGGTGCCGGTGCAGGGGTTCGTCACCCGCGCCGACCTGCCGTGCGGCAGCACCATCGGCCCGCTGACGGCGACC